One region of Peribacillus simplex genomic DNA includes:
- a CDS encoding TetR/AcrR family transcriptional regulator — translation MDTKSLIIDHATILFQQKGYKGVGLSEIIKVCHVTKGSLYHHFPNGKEELLIACLHSLNEVITMDIVEIFERYPTTLEATNSMIEKLIVNLEREGTITGYTFSSMVSEMATLSEPVRKACAELYTKIQGIYFKKLLEDGYSKELASNIALMMTASIEGAMMLCLAETSAKPLKVISQLLPNILKEF, via the coding sequence ATGGATACTAAATCGTTGATAATCGACCATGCAACGATTCTTTTCCAACAAAAAGGATATAAAGGTGTTGGACTGAGCGAAATCATAAAAGTATGTCATGTTACGAAAGGTTCGCTTTATCACCATTTTCCTAATGGAAAAGAGGAATTATTAATCGCTTGCCTTCATTCCTTGAATGAAGTAATTACAATGGATATCGTGGAGATTTTTGAACGATATCCGACAACATTAGAAGCGACAAATTCAATGATTGAAAAGCTAATCGTCAATTTAGAAAGAGAAGGGACGATTACGGGTTACACATTTAGCAGCATGGTAAGTGAAATGGCCACATTAAGTGAGCCTGTTCGAAAGGCTTGCGCCGAACTTTATACGAAAATTCAAGGGATTTATTTTAAAAAGCTACTGGAAGATGGATATTCAAAAGAGTTAGCTTCCAATATCGCATTGATGATGACAGCCTCCATCGAAGGGGCAATGATGCTTTGTTTGGCCGAAACATCAGCAAAGCCGCTAAAAGTAATTTCGCAATTGTTACCCAATATATTGAAGGAGTTTTAA
- a CDS encoding DUF1540 domain-containing protein codes for MAKDVLCEVNNCKYWDSGNKCSADAIYVVSHKGNQASNSKETDCKTFDPEI; via the coding sequence ATGGCAAAGGATGTTCTATGTGAAGTGAATAATTGTAAATACTGGGATTCTGGAAACAAATGCAGTGCAGATGCTATTTATGTTGTCAGCCATAAAGGGAATCAAGCATCAAATAGCAAAGAAACGGATTGCAAAACATTTGATCCAGAAATTTAA
- a CDS encoding LysR family transcriptional regulator — MEIRDLQIFQCVAKYGSISKAAVELNYVQSNVTARIKHLEHELRTPLFNRHKRGMSLTAEARKMLVYVNKILLDMEELKQVFLDSETPTGILNIGTVETVSGLPKILASYHKQYPNVDLSIKAGLTEDLIKDVIEHRLDGAFVTGPIKHPLIQQYDVCTEKLVLVTRNETLNLEEFLTEPILVFSQGCGYRSKLEQWLKEEEVMPKRIMEFNVLETILTSVTLGLGITLVPQSAVNHLAANENVHVHAIPEEYGNISTVFIHRKDAYMTNSMQSFLQTIEANHECMVNPISSPNHS, encoded by the coding sequence ATGGAAATTCGGGATTTGCAAATATTCCAGTGCGTCGCTAAATATGGAAGCATAAGTAAGGCTGCTGTTGAGTTGAATTATGTCCAATCCAATGTAACGGCGAGGATTAAGCATTTGGAGCATGAGTTACGGACGCCTTTATTCAATAGGCATAAACGTGGTATGTCTTTAACTGCAGAGGCACGAAAGATGCTGGTGTATGTAAACAAAATTTTGCTTGATATGGAAGAACTCAAACAAGTATTCCTGGATAGTGAAACACCTACGGGGATATTGAACATCGGTACTGTTGAAACGGTCAGCGGCCTTCCTAAGATTCTCGCCTCTTATCATAAACAGTATCCAAATGTCGATTTATCCATAAAGGCTGGGTTAACGGAGGATTTAATTAAAGATGTTATTGAACATAGGCTGGATGGCGCTTTTGTTACAGGACCGATTAAACATCCACTCATTCAGCAATACGATGTGTGTACAGAAAAACTTGTTTTAGTTACAAGGAATGAAACATTAAACCTTGAAGAATTTTTAACAGAACCAATTTTAGTATTCAGTCAGGGGTGTGGATATCGATCTAAACTGGAGCAATGGTTGAAAGAGGAAGAAGTGATGCCTAAAAGGATTATGGAGTTCAATGTATTGGAAACCATCTTAACCAGCGTAACACTCGGCCTTGGCATTACCCTCGTACCACAATCAGCGGTAAATCACCTTGCAGCCAATGAAAATGTGCATGTTCATGCAATACCAGAAGAGTACGGCAATATTTCGACTGTCTTCATTCACCGTAAAGATGCTTACATGACAAACTCCATGCAAAGCTTCTTACAAACAATCGAAGCCAATCATGAATGTATGGTCAATCCGATATCAAGCCCGAACCATTCCTGA
- a CDS encoding DMT family transporter has protein sequence MKKNQVLIGALLCLTASISWGAMFPVAERALMYIDPFYFSFLRYLAVSIILGILLLIKEGTKSFRLEGKGKYLLFFGTMAFTVYNFLIFAGQDLLGHNGVIVASIMESLMPMISIMIMWVFKNARPRKYTIASMSLALIGAILVITNGNLSFLFLLKDSIIPILFILFGVIGWVIYTMGGDQFNGWSTLRYSTLTCILGTTVSAIITFLATLIGLPVPTAEVIESIYGEMIFMIIFPGAIALLSWNLGIKLLTPINGILFINLVPITTLAIVFIQGGSLTSFELLGTFLVIYALIQNNYYQRKNLPSHVEELNPMKEKRVS, from the coding sequence ATGAAAAAGAATCAAGTTTTAATCGGTGCACTTTTATGTTTGACAGCCAGCATTTCTTGGGGAGCCATGTTTCCGGTTGCAGAAAGGGCACTCATGTATATAGATCCTTTTTATTTCTCTTTTCTGCGATATTTAGCTGTTAGCATAATTTTAGGGATATTGCTTTTAATTAAAGAGGGAACGAAGTCTTTTCGCTTGGAAGGGAAAGGAAAGTACTTATTGTTTTTTGGAACGATGGCGTTTACAGTATACAACTTTCTCATTTTCGCAGGTCAAGACTTACTGGGCCATAACGGGGTAATCGTTGCTTCCATCATGGAATCATTAATGCCTATGATTTCAATTATGATAATGTGGGTTTTCAAAAATGCCAGACCTAGGAAATATACCATCGCAAGTATGTCCCTTGCCTTAATAGGGGCTATTCTTGTGATTACCAATGGCAATTTATCATTCCTATTTTTATTGAAGGATAGCATCATTCCTATACTTTTCATTCTTTTTGGGGTTATAGGATGGGTTATATATACGATGGGCGGCGACCAATTTAATGGGTGGTCAACACTCCGCTATTCGACTTTAACGTGTATTTTGGGAACAACAGTATCTGCAATCATAACATTCCTTGCAACTTTAATTGGCCTGCCTGTCCCCACAGCAGAGGTTATTGAATCCATTTATGGCGAGATGATTTTCATGATTATTTTCCCGGGTGCCATTGCACTTTTAAGCTGGAATTTAGGTATTAAACTTTTAACGCCCATTAATGGCATTCTATTTATCAATTTAGTTCCAATAACCACGTTAGCCATTGTTTTTATCCAAGGGGGATCACTTACATCATTCGAATTACTGGGAACTTTTTTAGTGATATATGCTTTAATTCAAAACAATTATTATCAAAGAAAAAACTTGCCTTCCCATGTTGAAGAATTGAATCCAATGAAAGAAAAAAGAGTCAGTTAA
- a CDS encoding endonuclease MutS2 has protein sequence MNKMTYEKLQYIQLKEMVKNHCVSGLGKALLDQLKPSRHLNVVKNRLNETTEARNLLNAESHIPLKGISHVGYHIDKLEKGMILEPSELVAIADFLRGCRNIKKFMTDKEFFAPTLHSYARSMTEFRSIEEEIQFTIKGNAVVSEASRDLKRIRNQIIKTESKIEERLNKFLKSGANKEFIQESFISKKDDRYTIPIKASYKNQVDGTIVEVSAKGATVFIEPASVTKLNVELASLKAEESMEEYQLLATLSGTVFEQLKPIKINIELISQYDMIFAKAKFSKSMDAIEPKINDHGYIKLEGCKHPLLPQNSVPLDFEIGNDYRSLIITGPNAGGKTVVLKTIGILTLAVMSGLHVAGKEGTELAVFDQVFVDIGDNQSIENALSTFSSHMKNISEIMGALTNNSLLLFDEIGSGTEPNEGAALAIAILEEFYQRGCITVATTHYGEIKRYSEIHSDFMNAAMQFNSETLEPKYKLLIGQSGESNALWIAKKMNVREKVLQKAKHYIENKDYDLERVQEGKIKKAKVSAVPKEALYEFEVGDKVKVSELDDYAIVYKKKDSYNNVVVLFEDTFMEVHANRLELEIKAVDLYPEGYDLSSLFVSYKERKLNRDLERGSKKALKNVAADIRKKLGE, from the coding sequence ATGAATAAAATGACTTATGAAAAATTACAATATATCCAACTCAAGGAAATGGTGAAAAACCATTGCGTAAGCGGATTGGGAAAAGCGTTATTGGATCAGCTTAAGCCGAGCAGGCATTTGAATGTCGTTAAAAATCGTTTAAATGAGACCACTGAGGCAAGGAATTTACTGAATGCGGAAAGTCATATTCCCTTAAAAGGCATTTCACATGTTGGTTACCATATCGACAAATTGGAAAAGGGAATGATATTGGAGCCATCAGAGTTAGTGGCGATAGCAGACTTCTTAAGAGGCTGCAGGAATATCAAGAAATTCATGACCGATAAAGAGTTCTTTGCACCAACACTTCATTCCTACGCCCGCTCGATGACTGAATTCAGGAGCATTGAAGAAGAAATCCAATTCACCATCAAAGGAAATGCTGTTGTTTCCGAAGCAAGCAGGGATCTGAAACGGATCAGGAACCAAATCATCAAGACAGAAAGTAAAATAGAGGAACGGCTGAATAAGTTCTTGAAGAGCGGAGCCAATAAGGAGTTCATTCAGGAATCCTTCATAAGTAAAAAGGATGATCGCTACACCATCCCGATCAAAGCCTCCTATAAAAATCAGGTGGACGGAACGATCGTGGAAGTATCTGCAAAAGGGGCTACCGTGTTCATTGAACCTGCCTCTGTGACGAAATTGAATGTAGAATTGGCAAGTTTAAAAGCGGAGGAGTCGATGGAAGAGTATCAACTTTTGGCCACATTATCCGGAACGGTTTTCGAGCAATTGAAACCGATCAAGATAAACATCGAGTTAATCAGTCAATATGACATGATCTTCGCAAAAGCAAAGTTCAGTAAAAGCATGGATGCGATCGAACCGAAAATCAATGATCATGGTTATATTAAGTTAGAAGGCTGTAAACATCCCCTTTTGCCACAAAACAGTGTACCTTTGGATTTTGAAATCGGTAATGATTATCGCAGCTTGATCATTACAGGCCCTAATGCCGGTGGAAAGACTGTCGTCCTGAAAACGATCGGCATCCTAACGTTGGCTGTCATGTCAGGACTGCATGTTGCCGGGAAAGAAGGGACGGAACTTGCCGTCTTCGATCAAGTATTTGTCGACATCGGTGATAACCAAAGCATTGAAAATGCACTGAGCACGTTTTCATCGCATATGAAAAACATCTCGGAAATCATGGGGGCATTAACCAATAACTCATTGCTGCTGTTCGATGAAATCGGGAGCGGAACGGAACCGAATGAAGGCGCCGCTTTAGCGATTGCCATCCTTGAGGAATTTTATCAGAGGGGCTGCATAACCGTTGCGACGACCCATTATGGTGAAATCAAGCGCTATTCGGAAATACACAGTGATTTCATGAATGCGGCCATGCAATTCAACAGTGAAACACTTGAGCCAAAATACAAGCTGTTGATTGGTCAATCCGGGGAAAGCAATGCCCTCTGGATTGCAAAAAAAATGAATGTCCGTGAAAAGGTTCTTCAAAAGGCAAAGCACTATATCGAAAATAAAGACTACGATTTGGAGCGTGTCCAGGAAGGTAAAATTAAAAAAGCGAAGGTATCGGCGGTTCCAAAGGAAGCATTGTATGAATTTGAAGTCGGCGACAAGGTGAAGGTAAGCGAACTGGATGATTATGCGATCGTTTATAAGAAAAAGGACTCATATAATAATGTCGTCGTACTTTTCGAAGATACCTTCATGGAGGTTCATGCCAATAGGCTCGAGCTTGAAATAAAAGCCGTCGATTTATATCCGGAAGGCTATGATCTGAGTTCTTTATTTGTCAGTTATAAAGAAAGGAAATTGAACAGGGACCTTGAAAGGGGATCAAAAAAGGCTTTAAAGAATGTAGCGGCGGATATCCGGAAGAAACTTGGTGAATAG
- a CDS encoding ABC transporter ATP-binding protein, giving the protein MALFTLQDISVAYNKQNILKDFNLEIEKGKLVSLLGPSGCGKTTTLRLIAGLLKANEGKFLFKEKDYTKVPVNKRNFGFVFQNYALFPHLSIFENIAFGLRLRKNSKSEIENKVMNVLEIVNLKGFEKRYPKELSGGQKQRVAIARALVIEPDILLFDEPLSNLDANLRVNMRVEIRRIQQELGITTVYVSHDQEECFSISDQVAIMNKGIIEQLSDPATIYKYPETKFVADFIGFKNFIEFDKRTDHIDKIELNKQGYSFVLHKDAQMTNSSGKIGAIRPDDLMIREKDNAGAVQGNSLSGRVKVSTYLGKSYQYVVETVIGDFTVNKEMTESYRTGQEIILEIPRNQMVLVD; this is encoded by the coding sequence ATGGCTTTGTTCACTTTACAAGATATATCTGTAGCTTATAACAAACAGAATATATTAAAGGATTTCAATCTTGAGATTGAAAAAGGGAAATTAGTATCCCTTCTTGGCCCGAGCGGCTGTGGGAAAACGACGACCCTGCGTTTAATTGCCGGGCTGTTAAAAGCGAACGAAGGGAAGTTTTTATTTAAGGAAAAGGACTATACGAAAGTGCCTGTTAACAAGCGGAATTTTGGCTTTGTGTTCCAAAACTATGCATTATTTCCGCATTTGTCGATATTCGAAAATATTGCATTCGGACTCCGTCTGAGAAAGAATTCCAAAAGTGAAATTGAAAATAAAGTAATGAATGTGCTCGAAATCGTCAATTTAAAAGGATTTGAAAAGAGATATCCCAAAGAGCTTTCAGGAGGGCAAAAGCAGCGGGTTGCGATTGCCAGGGCACTGGTGATTGAACCGGACATCCTATTATTTGACGAGCCATTGAGTAATCTGGATGCGAACTTAAGGGTGAATATGAGAGTCGAGATTCGCCGCATCCAACAAGAGCTGGGGATTACAACGGTATATGTTTCCCATGACCAGGAAGAATGCTTTTCGATATCCGACCAGGTAGCGATCATGAATAAAGGGATCATCGAGCAGCTTAGTGATCCTGCGACCATTTACAAATATCCTGAAACCAAATTTGTAGCAGACTTCATCGGCTTCAAGAACTTCATTGAATTCGATAAGCGTACGGATCATATAGATAAAATCGAACTGAACAAGCAAGGCTACTCATTTGTGCTGCACAAGGATGCACAGATGACCAATTCATCTGGAAAAATAGGTGCTATCAGGCCGGACGATCTGATGATCAGGGAAAAAGATAATGCTGGAGCTGTTCAGGGAAATAGTTTATCTGGCCGAGTCAAGGTGAGTACGTATCTGGGAAAAAGCTATCAATATGTCGTTGAAACCGTGATAGGGGATTTCACTGTGAACAAGGAAATGACGGAATCCTACCGGACGGGTCAGGAAATCATCCTAGAAATTCCAAGAAACCAGATGGTCCTTGTTGACTAG
- a CDS encoding maltose/glucose-specific PTS transporter subunit IIC has product MKKAFEKAQQFGKSFMLPIAVLPAAGLLLGIGGALSNPNTVEAYPFLDFAWLQAIFTIMSSAGSIVFGNLPVIFAVGVAVGLARSDKGTAALAAMIGYFVMNSSINALLQINGELAKDNLAGSGQGMAVGIQTLETGVFGGIVVGIVAALLHNKYNKIQLPQVLGFFGGSRFIPIIVSFASILVGAVLFIVWPYFQLFINQLGALVTSTGTIGTFFYGFILRMLGPLGLHHIFYLPFWQTALGGTMEIKGQIVSGTQNIFFAQLADPTTVKYYEGVSRFMSGRFITMMFGLPGAALAIYHCAKPKNKKVVAGLLLSAALTSFLTGITEPLEFSFLFVAPILYVFHAFFDGLAFMMADIFNITIGQTFSGGFIDFTLFGILQGISKTNWVYVLLVGIPWFFLYYFTFKLLIKKKNLKVIGREDDEQAAVTQVTASERTQTIVDGLGGQENIDIVDCCATRLRVTVKDESLVKEDVIKQTGSKGVVKKGNGIQIVYGPQVTIIKNEVEEYLGH; this is encoded by the coding sequence ATGAAGAAAGCTTTTGAGAAAGCGCAGCAGTTCGGTAAATCTTTTATGCTCCCGATTGCCGTTTTGCCAGCGGCCGGTTTATTGCTGGGAATTGGCGGCGCTCTTTCTAATCCAAATACAGTTGAGGCCTATCCTTTTTTAGACTTTGCTTGGCTGCAGGCCATTTTCACAATCATGAGTTCTGCAGGCAGCATCGTATTCGGCAACTTGCCGGTCATTTTTGCCGTAGGTGTCGCAGTAGGATTGGCACGTTCGGATAAAGGGACCGCTGCACTGGCAGCCATGATCGGCTATTTCGTCATGAACAGTTCAATAAATGCACTTCTTCAAATAAATGGGGAACTTGCCAAAGACAATTTGGCAGGTTCCGGACAGGGAATGGCGGTCGGGATCCAAACACTGGAGACCGGTGTGTTTGGCGGTATCGTAGTAGGTATCGTTGCCGCACTTTTGCACAATAAATATAATAAAATTCAGCTTCCGCAAGTGTTAGGATTTTTCGGTGGTTCCCGTTTCATTCCCATCATCGTTTCCTTCGCGTCCATCTTGGTTGGAGCCGTGCTGTTTATCGTATGGCCTTATTTCCAACTTTTCATAAACCAATTAGGTGCGCTGGTAACGAGCACAGGTACGATCGGGACTTTCTTTTACGGATTCATATTACGGATGCTCGGGCCGTTAGGGCTGCACCATATTTTCTACCTTCCCTTCTGGCAAACAGCTTTAGGCGGAACGATGGAGATTAAAGGGCAGATTGTCAGCGGGACCCAGAATATCTTCTTTGCGCAATTGGCCGACCCAACTACCGTCAAGTACTATGAGGGTGTTTCCCGTTTCATGTCCGGACGGTTCATCACGATGATGTTTGGTCTGCCTGGCGCGGCATTGGCCATTTATCACTGCGCTAAACCTAAAAATAAGAAAGTCGTGGCCGGCTTGCTTCTTTCAGCTGCCTTAACATCTTTCTTAACAGGCATCACCGAACCGCTTGAATTCAGTTTCTTATTTGTCGCCCCGATCCTTTATGTTTTTCATGCCTTCTTTGACGGACTTGCCTTCATGATGGCAGATATATTCAATATAACGATCGGTCAAACCTTTTCTGGAGGATTTATTGATTTTACTTTATTCGGGATACTCCAGGGCATCAGTAAAACAAACTGGGTTTATGTACTTCTCGTCGGCATTCCGTGGTTTTTCCTATACTACTTCACTTTTAAATTATTGATCAAGAAGAAGAATTTAAAAGTGATTGGCCGTGAAGATGATGAACAGGCCGCTGTTACCCAAGTAACGGCATCAGAGAGAACCCAGACCATCGTTGATGGATTGGGCGGACAGGAAAATATCGATATAGTCGATTGCTGTGCGACTCGTCTCCGTGTCACGGTAAAGGATGAATCATTGGTGAAAGAAGACGTCATTAAACAGACCGGTTCAAAAGGCGTCGTAAAAAAAGGGAATGGCATTCAAATAGTTTACGGTCCCCAAGTAACGATAATCAAAAATGAAGTGGAAGAATACTTGGGTCATTGA
- a CDS encoding N-acetylmannosamine-6-phosphate 2-epimerase, translating into MQQVLDKIHKSLIVSCQALENEPLHSSFIMGRMAIAAKEGGATCIRANSVADIMEIKKNVDLPVIGIIKQVYGQNDVYITPTMAEIDALMETKAEIIATDATARVRPDGKTLKQFYGEIRGKYPDVLLMADVSTIEEAIFADDLGFDIVAPTLYGYTDETIGEKIYQDDYALLKEIVKAVKKAKVIAEGNVITPEIARSVLDMNVHAVVVGGAITRPQQITKRFVDAIQK; encoded by the coding sequence ATGCAACAGGTGCTGGATAAAATTCACAAAAGCTTAATTGTATCATGTCAAGCATTGGAGAATGAGCCGCTGCACAGCTCTTTTATTATGGGACGCATGGCCATTGCCGCCAAAGAAGGCGGTGCGACGTGCATTCGCGCAAACTCTGTAGCTGACATAATGGAAATCAAGAAAAATGTGGACCTTCCAGTCATAGGGATCATTAAACAGGTGTATGGACAAAACGATGTCTATATTACTCCTACCATGGCCGAAATTGATGCATTGATGGAAACTAAAGCGGAAATCATTGCGACGGATGCTACAGCCCGGGTAAGACCGGACGGTAAAACGTTAAAGCAGTTTTATGGTGAAATAAGAGGAAAATATCCGGATGTTTTACTAATGGCGGATGTATCCACCATTGAGGAAGCCATATTCGCTGACGATTTAGGATTTGATATTGTAGCGCCCACTTTATACGGCTATACGGACGAAACGATCGGCGAGAAAATATATCAGGATGACTATGCTCTGCTCAAAGAGATCGTAAAAGCAGTGAAAAAAGCAAAAGTGATTGCTGAAGGAAACGTCATAACACCAGAAATCGCCCGCTCTGTTTTGGATATGAATGTCCATGCAGTAGTAGTGGGCGGGGCCATTACCAGACCGCAGCAAATCACTAAAAGGTTCGTGGATGCTATCCAAAAATAG
- a CDS encoding MurR/RpiR family transcriptional regulator, with protein MNTYKKFEMGDQMEYLAENLIYGIECSMDKFTKTEEELANYILQRPEEVSQFTISQIAKKLHISPATITRFFQKLAFSGFNEFRHELKRFVDAIQK; from the coding sequence ATGAATACATATAAGAAATTTGAAATGGGTGATCAAATGGAATATCTAGCAGAAAACCTCATATATGGCATTGAGTGCAGCATGGACAAATTCACCAAAACAGAAGAAGAATTGGCCAATTATATTCTGCAGCGCCCTGAAGAAGTAAGTCAGTTTACCATTAGTCAAATAGCTAAAAAGCTTCATATTTCACCTGCAACCATTACGCGTTTTTTCCAGAAATTAGCCTTTTCTGGGTTCAATGAGTTCAGGCATGAGTTAAAAAGGTTCGTGGATGCTATCCAAAAATAG